In a single window of the Pseudodesulfovibrio profundus genome:
- the fliD gene encoding flagellar filament capping protein FliD: MADGTYTSGAINFTGLGNGTDFNQIIDGLVDIEMNRVRRLENWRASWELKNEQFQALNTQMLSLKTTLEGFNTVSEFLSKAVSTTDSSILTATADSSAQEASHTIEVGQLATNDVLITSTGASSLDAAVFTANSSFTFSYGGESHTISNISAGTTLQGFVNIINNHADSRTHIRASTIYDGSSYHLQLNGMDLGADNQLVISNTGSLIFNASDFNETQNAVNSQIRVNGFPSAAGGWIERSSNSINDVVNGITLNLQNAAPGSTVKLNIATEPEGVKENVMTFIEQVNVIRAQIQAITSVNEEGEGSILTGNYGVDMVSQKLKNITAEMGLGFVNWDAENLTGDKYTALSQLGILTDAEEGSPTYGLLKIDHEVFDKVLEEAPDAVAELFSADSKAESNSPDFTFSSLIKGTTKPGVYDVEIVSDGTSITSATINGEPALISGWEITGKSGTSTGMSIRLDNTNAGTYSGSVSVKQGKTGQMIDELSELTKPYNKYTYEGGPLAVLQDNYNDIMDSIDQKIEYENTRIGKMERNLKLKFARLDALLGQYELRQGQLENSLSQLA; this comes from the coding sequence ATGGCTGACGGAACATACACATCAGGAGCTATCAATTTTACCGGTTTAGGTAATGGCACAGACTTCAATCAGATTATCGATGGACTCGTCGATATTGAGATGAATCGTGTTCGCCGACTGGAGAATTGGCGAGCTTCATGGGAGCTGAAGAACGAACAGTTTCAAGCTCTCAATACCCAGATGCTTTCTCTCAAGACGACACTTGAGGGATTCAATACTGTCAGTGAATTTTTATCAAAGGCCGTTTCCACAACGGACTCATCCATTCTGACGGCCACAGCCGACAGCAGTGCGCAGGAGGCATCCCATACCATCGAAGTCGGGCAACTCGCGACGAATGATGTGCTCATCACGAGTACCGGAGCAAGTTCTCTCGATGCTGCTGTGTTCACAGCCAACTCTTCGTTTACCTTTTCCTATGGTGGCGAAAGCCATACCATAAGCAATATTTCTGCAGGCACCACGCTGCAAGGGTTCGTTAATATCATTAACAACCACGCTGACTCACGAACCCACATTCGGGCCTCGACCATCTATGATGGTTCTTCCTACCATCTTCAGTTGAATGGAATGGATTTAGGTGCAGACAATCAGCTCGTCATATCCAACACCGGCAGCCTTATTTTCAATGCCTCGGATTTCAACGAGACCCAAAACGCCGTCAATTCGCAAATACGCGTAAACGGATTCCCCTCGGCCGCCGGAGGTTGGATCGAACGATCGTCAAACAGCATCAACGATGTCGTTAACGGCATAACGCTCAATTTACAGAATGCGGCCCCGGGCTCAACCGTCAAGCTCAACATTGCGACAGAACCAGAGGGCGTTAAGGAAAACGTCATGACCTTCATTGAGCAGGTCAATGTAATCCGTGCCCAGATACAAGCGATAACTTCTGTAAACGAAGAAGGAGAGGGCTCCATCCTCACTGGTAACTACGGTGTGGACATGGTCTCCCAGAAGCTTAAGAACATTACCGCTGAAATGGGGCTGGGTTTTGTGAACTGGGACGCCGAAAACCTCACGGGCGACAAGTATACTGCCCTTTCGCAACTCGGAATCCTGACCGACGCGGAAGAAGGTTCGCCAACCTACGGCCTGCTGAAGATCGACCATGAAGTATTTGATAAGGTACTTGAAGAAGCCCCTGACGCTGTTGCAGAGCTTTTTTCCGCCGACAGCAAGGCAGAAAGCAACTCCCCGGACTTCACATTCAGCTCTCTCATCAAGGGAACCACGAAGCCGGGTGTGTATGACGTCGAAATAGTCAGCGATGGAACCAGCATCACCAGCGCAACAATCAATGGTGAACCGGCACTGATTTCGGGCTGGGAAATAACTGGCAAGTCAGGAACTTCGACTGGTATGTCAATACGCCTCGACAACACAAATGCCGGGACATATTCAGGCTCGGTTTCGGTCAAGCAAGGCAAGACCGGTCAGATGATCGACGAACTGTCGGAGCTGACCAAGCCATACAACAAGTACACATATGAAGGCGGTCCCTTGGCTGTCCTTCAGGATAATTACAACGATATTATGGACAGTATCGATCAAAAGATCGAATACGAAAATACTCGTATTGGAAAGATGGAACGCAACCTCAAGCTCAAGTTCGCTCGACTTGATGCGCTCCTCGGTCAATATGAGCTCAGACAGGGTCAGTTAGAAAACTCACTGAGCCAACTTGCGTAG